A single Eulemur rufifrons isolate Redbay chromosome 9, OSU_ERuf_1, whole genome shotgun sequence DNA region contains:
- the DYNLL2 gene encoding dynein light chain 2, cytoplasmic → MSDRKAVIKNADMSEDMQQDAVDCATQAMEKYNIEKDIAAYIKKEFDKKYNPTWHCIVGRNFGSYVTHETKHFIYFYLGQVAILLFKSG, encoded by the exons ATGTCTGACCGGAAGGCAGTGATCAAGAACGCAGACATGTCTGAGGACATGCAACAGGATGCCGTTGACTGCGCCACGCAGGCCATGGAGAAGTACAACATAGAGAAGGACATTGCTGCCTATATCAAGAAG GAATTTGACAAGAAATATAACCCTACCTGGCATTGTATCGTGGGCCGAAATTTTGGCAGCTACGTCACACATGAGACAAAGCACTTCATCTATTTTTACTTGGGTCAAGTTGCAATCCTCCTCTTCAAGTCAGGCTAG